The nucleotide sequence CTCCATTATTAACTCCCGTATTAGCAGCTGTTGTATCAAATGATACAATTTCCACTAAATCATCGAGCTTCTACTTGCACAAAAcattatgtatttctgcagCTATTGCATTTCTCGTCGAACTTTCAATTTTTGGTATCCCCAgcagtttttacatattttctccTGTGACAACGAGAGACAATCTATCTTTCTTTTCTGTGCCTCGGATTTCTGCAAGCAGCTTGCCATCCCAGTGAAGGACAAAAACGTCGGGAGTCTACAAACAAGTAAAAAGAAAGGTCAAGAATCCAAAATCTTATAAACATATTCAGTAAAACCATTACATTGAATCCATTAATAATCTCTTGAGCTTGTCTGTGACGATAATCTCTCCTCATCGAATGTAATGTTGTTCGATTAAGAATTAAATCTTCCATTTTTATTGACGGCGTTCCATTAACATTTTGCATGGTATTTATGAAGGCAGCAACCGTTGAACTCACCAAATGCATGGCATCTCTTGCTGGGAGGTTACATTTGTCCATGCATGCAAGCATtctatcatcaataaaattaattttttcgatttgcctttttcggtAGTAAATTAATGTTACTTCCGTCTGTATCTTTGCCTTCATTCATATcttttgctgcattttcttcTTTACCTGAAATATCCTTTTCAGCATCCTCGGTACCAGAGACTTCAAGAGCATAATTAGCTTCAAATGggatcaaatattaaaaaaaaagaaccagtaaagcttaactttaataaacttaCTATGAACTAAATGCTTTTCAACGCGCTTTCTTTCTTCTTCCATTCATTGCTCtttgcgtttttcttttcttgtgagtacagtatcggcaccatacatACTACCTGGACATTCTCCATTTCTTTGGAGCAAAAGAAAGTCTTTATCTTCCTGAATTTTCATTATACCTAGGGCATCTATTTCTGCAATGTCaaatatgaagttttcaattttatcctAAACTCTGCTTCACTTTTACGACACTTCTCGTTAGggaattttagcttttttccaaaattcaatcGTGGCACCAATCGGGTATTTCATACTGCTTTCCAAAGTCAAGTTTTCGTGCCTTACTTTGTAAAACAATAATTGAAGCACCTGTTTCATTGATGGCAACTTGGCCCCCAAAATAACACTTTCACTTTCAcccacaagaaatattttttgctcagaACGTAATCTTTTTTCCGGAATGCCTGATAATGATTTTGAACTCATTTTTTCACTAACTAATTACTTTTGTACTATTAAACGCATAAGACAActgaaactgaataaaaatgcaatgtcAAAGCCTACTAATTCAAATGtcgagtaaaaattcaaaacttttagcgTATTCAGCGAACACAACAGTTGATGAATTGTTTAGTGATCACCAAAGTGTTgattatgaaacaaatttttatttttattattatagtgaagagtgaaaaataatttaaaaattacctttgcataaaatttaaaaataattatttcatttagcaGCTGGCTCAACACACCGTTCATAAAACACATTTTCTTTTACTCAACTGACATTGACATATTTTCCACGTATCACTAATCAGTTATGTGTGCAGAAAGCGCCTTTTGTCAGTTGGCTTTCGCGATATAAATTGGACCATTCCGCAATAAAGTAAACAagatcattaattaaaatcgcatcacatcaataaatataagattcgaacaaaaaaattggaaacgaaaaaaaattagtaaaaattgtgattttttcaaattttccatactttgggatcaaatgggcacggttaggcatcatcggatcgggctgaaaaaatataccgttctttattgcatctaacctcatgttttacgacccgaaaacttttggattttcaatttttatttttctccatacaagCTGCGGCCAGtctaatgtgcatatgtatgcgtgtatgcaaATACtcactatttttacctacaacttttattttcctttctttATCTGCTCATCTGACAAATCTGACAACCACCAGAAAGAATAACAGAGGAAGAACGTATGAATaaggaaatttattaaaaaatatttttggcaaatattaataaaaaaatatttaaatagacgaatagaaaatttttaaacaaatattaaataataaaaaaagatcactaacaaaaattaataactaaCATTTATAggaaattatcataaaaaatattttaaaagaagaataagaaaatttaataaaaattatttttacatttttaatgaagacttaattttattttaaaactcacCAGAaagaataataaagtaaaaaaatattaataaaataaatttatattggcTTATAACGAAAAAGGGCACAACGAACAGTGCGAGTATTACTCGttcatacatacctacttatgtacgtacatatgtatgtgttctcGTATTTCTAAATCTATTCACTTAACAACTAAACTGTTGAGTTATGCGCATCTGAAATtctcatataaaatattatatttcctaATGATATTTATTTCTAGGTATTCTGAATTAATTAAAGTAAGCTTCGATGTCCTTTTACAGAATACCAAAtataagacaaaacaaaaacacaaagtacaactataaaattaaatcatttaatttctctcagTAAAGACCTCCCCCATCCACTTTGGTTATAAAATCGGTCGCCAACTCCTCATTGATCGCTTCCATTATACGATGATCATCCAGGAAATTGTGGCTCATTTCACGCTCCAGAGCTTTGTATGAGTCGGCATGTAAACGGCCCAATGCGCCTTGGTACAACACTTCCATTATGGCCTTATTGGCGTACAGCTGTTGATTGCGGTCTAAACGATGATAGAGCGCAACCCAACTAGCGCCCAAAGTTTGTGCTTCCAGCGATAGTGCCCAAGGCGTGGAGGCGAGTGTTGTGTATGAGGTGCCGGATGTCGTGGCAAACTGTGTTTCAGGACTGGCATCTTGCGACCGCGTGACGTTGGCATTGGCGTACAATGTTGTTGGTAGTGCAGTGGGTTgctggttttgttgttgttgtgccgcTGTTGATGATGTTGAGGACTTGTCACTGCTGTCTTCTTCAGAGTCCGAGGTAGTCGATGAATCTCTTCGGACGACTTTCTTCGAAAGTTTATTAATCGAATTTGGTTTACGGCCCCGTCTTTCCACCTGTTGGAGagttcaaaaatattcaattccAATAAGAGCTAAGAataatagaatacaagattgcgccgTACAATAGGCGTGACGTCAGCACAGGAAATAAACAAACGaaaacagaagaagaagaaatagagggtgggtcatatagcgtttgcttcttgaactacctatttttttgagaatgacatgtcaaatgtgttcataatttacttaaaggtttgacatttacgaaatgggacgctatacgcttgaacaaaattgggaaatattgaaaacctatttccaaagtggtgagtcttcttcttcttttctgattttcgcaccggtggctacgtcaataagcaaaattgtcagatttgGGCTCAGGAAATCCACATGTTACTGTAAAGAAGCAAATGcgtccacaacgagtcactggttgatgctttaaaacacgaaatcggagttaccattcatgaaattggagcccaaacaatcaaaACTGTGCTTAAAAAtcgggttgatcgaatggcctactgtaaagccagtcgtggcagttatttgaacgaaattatttttattcataaaatacaAGCAGCAGCCCACTCTATGAGGCTCCAGAGGCACATTAACGAGGAAgccagcaaacttctcaacaccgCAGGCCTAACCCGACGACTCCAGCGAAAAAAACCATATGATCTTATCGGTAGTTAATGGAAAGAAGAGTTTTTAAAattctcttcataaaaacccCACATAATTGTTAAATTCATACTGCTTGTTAGTTTCCCTTAAACTAGTTGTAGTGTCAACAAACattgtatacctatatatagttaaatgtttgtaataaaaaaaaaaaaaaaaaattcgtaaatgataatgttcaatcttcaaaataaaaaaaaagtttgaaaaagtattgattAGTTTTGGTTTATAGCcgattaaaaaagcaaattttacatggcccaccctatatttgcACACAAAGGTTTGTTAATTTTCCGCACTGACCTCGCACAATTGCCAGATGTCGCCGAGCACAAATTAGCGGTTTGCGGATGGCGTCACCTCTGTATTATTTTCATTGTGTGTAAAAACTGCCGCGTATGTATTAAAATTAGCTTGACTTACTTTGCCCTCGCGCGCATCACGTTCCAGATCAATGTCGAGCACATTATCAagaaattgcatctctttgaaGTAGAACAAAGTTGGCCTATACAAGTCGTCACCTTTCATTTTGCTATCCTGTATGCGCCGCAATTCACGCCTGTAGCAGGATCTCAAGCCGTTAATGCGCCGTTTCACATAGTCCACTTGCACGTCTGGATCTATTTCGCGTAGCTTATCACGCAGCTTAACGTAGGCTTCACGCTTGAGGTAAGGCTTTTTGTAAGCCATACTTCTCGTATCCCAAAGAGCTGGCGAATTCTCATAGATttttatgaattccttccagAAATGCACGCCGCCACCGAGACAtgaaacactttgcagttcggaCATATTCCGTTCAATTGGTTTAAGCTTATCTTTACACTCGGACCGTAAAACTTGTACTAAAGCCTGTGATAAGACGTGCTACAAGTTGTCAGACACGTTTGATGACATGCTCAGCGAACATCGCCATTGGCGTTGCCACCTGATGAGTATTTTgtgataagaaaaaattattcattcaaATGTGACGGCTGAGGGGAAGGAAGAGTAAGCTGCTACTTGCTGATGTACTTgtctaaaaaaagtttttgtacgttttttattatattaaaaatattgttttctgaAAATGAGTATTAACAAAAGAATTTGTTgaaaagattaataaaaaatatatttagcaaaattattattttcaaattttaaatttttttttgatattaaaaactatgttttataaaaattattaaaaaggataaattggaaaaattaaaaaaaaaaactttttggcaaatattaataaaaaaaatatttaaaaataaggttaggaattaataaaaatgtattaagcaaatattaaaaaattagtaataatttataaaaaaagttttacttttatttttatattaatgaatAATATTTCCTACTTCAAATAacgctttataaaaaatgttcaaacattattaaaaaaatgttaacaaagaGGAATcaaaagattaataaaaattattttcgtttttatatttaaaaaaaatttatattaatgaaTGATATCTTGATGATACTTAAACGAAatgttttacaataaatatataaaaattattacaaacaatattaaaaaaagttcaatcagaaaaattaataaaaaatatttatagcaaatattaataaaaaatgttatatacaatatgttttaatttaatattaataaaaaattttacataaaatatgtttaaaaaatatgaaaatatattaaaacataatttcctgaaatatttttttattagttaagaagactaaaaataaattgaaacatAGTTTTTCTACTGAAAGTCGAAATAATGCTTTCCTAAAATACTTTTTActcctttttctttttaagtattTGCCTTTATCCAAAAATAGTATGCGTAAATTTGtgttttcttgaattttgtttttttttatgtgacagtttttgaaaatttttatttttattcttggtgatatttataaaaatttctgttGCTAAATTTGTTAACACTTTTCATAGTGTAATGCTttctgttgttattttattacctcaatttttatttgtagcCGCATGATTCATTTTTTCCAAAtgggatttattttatttttccccctTTCAAGGTGTGCCttgaatatttgcaaaaatatttgcgcaaatattcgattgttttttttatctaatacACGAAAATAAGGTAGTTTCTGCATATCCCATATGGTCTAGTGGCTAGGATATCTGGCTTTCACCCAGAAGGCCCGGGTTCGATTCCCGGTATGGgaaggtttttttattgaatttttattcattttacaaaacatccaaatatatttttgttgcttaaaaagttgaactttaaaatatccaaatatatttttgttccctaaaaagttgaaaaatttcgaaaccACACAATTCCACTTCATTCCACTATCCATCAGGCcacattgattttttgtttttaatttaatataatatttttccacaCATTCCACAAAAATTGCTCATACTTGGAAATTTCTTCAAACCGATCGAACTACAATAGattaaaatgatttcaaattGTGCatgagcatatgtatgtatgtatgtgcacatataatacatacatatgtatgtacatatatcctcTCTCAAACATGTTGGATGCTTGGATTTTTATTATGGAGCCTTGAGCCTATCGTTCGCACTATTTAACTGATAACAGTATTgtctatacacacacacaaatgcattcatccataatattttcaaaaatatcaatCTGCTGTGTGATGCTTCCACGAAAGTATcgatatgtacgtacatacatacatacattccaaTATTTGAGGTCAAGAGGTCCGAACAAGCAAATGCGATCCTGATAAGGTAATCTGTCGAGCTCGGTAGTAATCGTTATTGTTATGGAtgctcatatttttatttgtttatctcTTTGCGTTAGCAGATAGTACCTACTCATAAGGGTTGACACTTTTTGTCCGAAAAAATGTCTGAAAGCAACCCAGCAGTTATTTTGAAGAGGGTCTTTACGTGCAATAGTTGAAGCTGTCGTCGTGCCCTCACTTCGATAGGTGATGTGATATTGGGGTTCCTGAAAATTAGTAACGTCACCTAATAGCGTGCGAgctttagaaaaagctttttcttgaAAAGTTTAATCTAGAAACTTGGCTGGTCGTTCGCTATTAggatatttttgcataattttttgtagCTTAAGAAGGCATGTGAATtagtggttagtgtcgtgcgggataCCTTCACATACCGGACACATATTGAGAATGTCGGAGCCGTTTccggataggtaggagtttagccaaagttacgcatTTAATGTCTTTCTATATACTGTCCGGCCCAGTAGTTGCAGTCTTGTTTGGTCTTTGATCACGTCGGTGTAGTCGAAGACTAGACATCAGAAAGCATACCGCGGCTGTCTTTGACAGATGTGCAGCTTTGTTCACTacgaatcactagtaccaggcgaTCAAACGAGCGCAGTGTAATTTAGTACCGATCAGCGAATTACTTTAAATATCGCCAACAACATTTCGTTGCCTTTGCCGCTAGTATTGCCGGCTAGCGATTTGAATACCTTGTTGCGGTCTCGAACCCTTGTGGCAATTGTGGTTGTATGCGCCGAGAAAGAGAacaaactgtcgaaggtgacacccaaaattttgggtctATTAACggtcggtattggtgtgtcatcgacttttacctttaaCTGCAGTTAAACCTCCTACTTGCAGGATTTAGTGGGGAGACGCTGGGAATTTCTCGCAGTGGAAAAGCGATAAAGACGATTGAGATAAGCGTTCACTTTGGAATATAAGTCATTGATGTCATTGCCGGATGCCATTATCGAACAATTGTCAGCAGAGGATACCAGTGAAACtcctctggtggttgggggagcttcgagatatagaagttgaaaagcaagggtgaaagggcaGTATTGTGCGGTACACGTTGCTTTATTCTCTTTGTTTTGAGCTGTGGTTTCGAAAAATGACGACGATCGCCAACCAAACaaatagttcgcggaccacctcttcagtccCGGCGGGAGAGTCGACTATTGGACTGTGGTTGAACTCTGCACTCTACCGAAGCCATGTGTatctggggccaggtgtttcgtgtagaATGGGAGTTGGAGGGCTTGAAGTGTCTTCACTATTGGGGAAaagagagttatcggacgagaAAACTCATTTTGGGTGGGGCATTTTAAAGGTTTCAAAAGTGATACTACTCCACTTGTCAGAAATTATGAGACTGGCCAGAGACAGATTGGGAACTTTTATGAGATCAATAGACAAAGGATTTCGGCATCAACATGACATTTGAAGCTTTCGCAATTGCttggcagtttgtgcagccgtctggtgacACAACACGTGGATCTATCAACTGGAGGATGCAAAATGAATTGCCGACTAAAgaagctcgcgcatctcttcggatccgTTGAAGTATCACTTGAAGGTGTTTGCCATCCTGTCGTTTTGCCTCGTCGGGTTGGACAGACACTTACGGTGAGCCAgtgcttgctcacaccagagatGAAGTTGGTTCTACTGTTTAAATAAGAGTAGATCTTTAAGCATTGACACCGCGAAATGATGCTACACTCCTTTCAACTTTAACTTTTCTTAAATGTGCTCAAGGCCATAGTGCACGCATACATACCCACAACTGCAGTGAAGTCTCTTGCTCGCTAATACATATCTACAATAAGTAATTGCTTAACCCGCCTTCTTAGCAGCTGCATAATTCAGTAGTGCACTACCTGGCATCCTATTAATCAGCACTAAGTAGTTGGCAGTGCCGCTGctcattaaaaattgtataatccAGTGACAAGACTGCAGCCAGAATACGCGTTTCAGGGGTACCATAACATTTAATATTCCTTTAATGGCCACACTGGGCGccatatacgcacatacatacctaaaCGCACTATTCTGCTGTTTAGTTAAGGAGATTaactaataaataatgaatCCGAATTAGGGAATGGCGACTAGTAGTGCAATGAAGGTGAAGTGCAGACACGCCTAGCAACACAAGACTGGATTTTGCTGAGTGTAGCTGCCACTAAACGTCTTTTGTTCCGAACAATTACTACAGACACTTTACCTGACAATAGAGTTTATTGGCATACATTTTTCCCAATCGATTATTGTTAGCAAATACCACTCACAGTGTCGACACAGTTAACCGTAGCCAAAAAGAGATTTCGGCGAGCGGATTGCTTGGGACTAATTGTTCTTTAATTACCCGTACCTTCGTGCAAcacacctacacacatacatatgtacataaatatgtatgaatttgtCTATTTAGGCGAGGCGGACTGACAGTATTTAAATGTGACTTTTCAGATTTTCACACCGGCTAGACGTCTGCCAGGCATAACATCTGGAACTAAGAAACCAGCAGGCTTGGAGGAGGTGAGGCCAGCACAGTCGCCGTCTCAATGCTCGTGATAAAGCCTGTGCAGGATCTGCTGCATGCACTCAAGTAGTTCCAACTAGAGTACAATTTTCGTCAGGTCCGTGTTGCTATGCGGCCATTTGCGGTTCATCAGCGGCTGTTGTTAATGGATGCGTAGCTGGCTCGTTGCGACTGAGGGATAATGTGGCAACATCCTTCATTAATTTCCACTCCAAAAGCATTACATAATCAAAGGtgaagttgttttattttttctattttttttttttttgttctgtgtGTTCACACTCAACTGGCTGCTCATTTCataattctattaaaaaaaattctgaaattacTAAAGTGTTTAGCTTTGTCAGGCAGCCTGTAGTGGCAGCGTGCAGGACTTGTACtcgtaaatatgtacgtatgtatgtatgtacatatgtctgtatATTGTACGTGACACGCGGTGCACAGATATGCATATGACGTGCAGACACAGTACCTTGTCATACTCGTATTTATTcttgcatgtaaatatgtgcataccCATAtccatgtgtatgtaagtatgtacatatgcagtcAAGTACGTGACCATTTTCTTGCCTCG is from Anastrepha ludens isolate Willacy chromosome 4, idAnaLude1.1, whole genome shotgun sequence and encodes:
- the LOC128860638 gene encoding uncharacterized protein LOC128860638 translates to MSELQSVSCLGGGVHFWKEFIKIYENSPALWDTRSMAYKKPYLKREAYVKLRDKLREIDPDVQVDYVKRRINGLRSCYRRELRRIQDSKMKGDDLYRPTLFYFKEMQFLDNVLDIDLERDAREGKVERRGRKPNSINKLSKKVVRRDSSTTSDSEEDSSDKSSTSSTAAQQQQNQQPTALPTTLYANANVTRSQDASPETQFATTSGTSYTTLASTPWALSLEAQTLGASWVALYHRLDRNQQLYANKAIMEVLYQGALGRLHADSYKALEREMSHNFLDDHRIMEAINEELATDFITKVDGGGLY